The window CCCACTTCACTTCTTACACTAATGTAAAATGGGAGTGGCAAACAAAAGTGCAGAGTCAAATCAAGAATTCATTCAAATggttaccatttctccaccaTCAACATCCATActttgaaaaaggaaaagaaaaaaataataataacaccCGATTTCCAGTAAGGTCGTGGGTCCCAATCCCCAACCCCTTCAGATAgacttttatatttaaagcTGTTAAAAAGTCAACTCTACCTCACTGGCTGTGGGCCGTTTTTCCTCTCTCTAATCCAACGGctcattaatacccttttgacttttgcaCCCAACTCCTGCCTACGTGTCAGGCCATGATTCGCGCTTTCCTTTGACGGCAAGCAGGCCATAAAGATAGACAAATTGCATCATCAATTTGACTCTGCATACCATTTCCCCCTATTTTATCCCTTTCACtctctattttctctctctaaattgtGGGAGATGGCAGTGGAATTGATGCCGGGATACAATTTGACTTCCAAGATGGAAGTCAGCGCCGCCCAAGAAGCGGCGGCGGCCGGCCTCCAAAGCGTCGAGAACCTCATGAGATTAATTTCCCACCAACAaaccgcctccgccgccgccgattACCAGACCGCGGCCGATGCCGCCGTCcacaaattcaagaaattcatCTCCCTGATCGACCGGACTCCTCGGACCGGCCACGCCCGGTTCCGCCGCGGACCGGTCCAGAATCCCCCTCTCCAGCCGCAGAAAACCGAACCGGCCGGTCCATCCCCTAAAACAGAGGAGACCGCTCCCGGTTCGAGAATCTACTGCCCCACGCCGATTCAGCGCCTTCCGCCACTGCCGCTGCCGCAGCCGAAGGCAGGGCTCGAGAGGAAGGAGTCATCGACGACGATAAACTTCTCGTCACCGGCGACCTCCTATATCTCCTCCTTAACCGGCGACACCGA is drawn from Salvia hispanica cultivar TCC Black 2014 chromosome 6, UniMelb_Shisp_WGS_1.0, whole genome shotgun sequence and contains these coding sequences:
- the LOC125196197 gene encoding probable WRKY transcription factor 7, with amino-acid sequence MAVELMPGYNLTSKMEVSAAQEAAAAGLQSVENLMRLISHQQTASAAADYQTAADAAVHKFKKFISLIDRTPRTGHARFRRGPVQNPPLQPQKTEPAGPSPKTEETAPGSRIYCPTPIQRLPPLPLPQPKAGLERKESSTTINFSSPATSYISSLTGDTDSLQPSMSSGFQITNLSQVSSAGRPPLSTSSFKRKCSSMDDAATAKCSGGSSRCHCPKKRKSRLKRVVRVPAISMKMADIPPDDYSWRKYGQKPIKGSPHPRGYYKCSSVRGCPARKHVERALDDPTMLIVTYEGDHNHAVSNIEPPALVLESS